A region of Streptomyces sp. NBC_01750 DNA encodes the following proteins:
- a CDS encoding FGGY family carbohydrate kinase — protein MTGPVLAVDQGTSGTKALVICPERGVIGTGSAPVNPRYQSGGRVEVDPASLLSSVVEAGRQALSRAGEPVAAVGLANQGETVLAWDPDTGEPLTEAIVWQDRRAEPICAELAPHAEELAQLTGLPLDPYFAAPKMAWVRRELTREGVVTTSDAWLIHRLTGAFVTDAATAGRTQLLDLDRVAWSPRALDIHGLTGERMPEIVDSDGPVGITEAFGTKIPLTGLLVDQQAALLAQSVTEPGTAKCTYGTGAFLLAQTGSRPRRTSNGLVSCVAWRLGGRTSYCLDGQVYTAASAVRWLTELGVISGAADLDPVGSAVPDSGGVTFVPALAGLAAPWWRGDLRGSLTGLGLDTGPGHLVRALCEGIAAQVVGLTDAVAADLGTPLTGLRVDGGLTRSALLMQTQADLLQLPVEVSALPDVTALGVGAVARLGLEPGLTVEQAVPAWKPSAVYEPGISAAQAAERLAAFRAEVAALLDRTPTAP, from the coding sequence ATGACAGGCCCAGTGCTGGCCGTCGACCAGGGCACGTCGGGCACGAAGGCACTGGTCATCTGCCCCGAGCGCGGTGTCATCGGCACCGGCTCCGCGCCGGTGAACCCCCGCTACCAGAGCGGCGGGCGCGTGGAAGTCGACCCCGCCTCGCTGCTCTCCTCGGTCGTCGAGGCCGGACGCCAGGCCCTCTCCCGCGCCGGAGAGCCGGTCGCTGCTGTCGGCCTCGCCAACCAGGGCGAGACCGTCCTGGCCTGGGATCCGGACACGGGCGAACCGCTGACCGAGGCGATCGTCTGGCAGGACCGGCGGGCCGAGCCGATCTGTGCGGAACTCGCCCCGCACGCCGAAGAATTGGCGCAGCTGACCGGACTGCCGCTCGACCCGTACTTCGCCGCACCCAAAATGGCCTGGGTGCGCCGCGAGCTCACCCGTGAAGGCGTCGTCACCACCAGCGACGCCTGGCTGATCCACCGGCTGACCGGCGCCTTCGTCACAGATGCGGCGACCGCAGGACGCACCCAGCTCCTCGACCTCGACCGTGTCGCCTGGTCGCCGCGGGCACTCGACATCCACGGCCTGACCGGCGAACGGATGCCGGAGATCGTCGACTCGGACGGCCCCGTCGGCATCACCGAAGCCTTCGGCACCAAAATCCCGCTCACCGGACTCCTGGTCGACCAGCAGGCCGCGCTGCTCGCCCAGAGCGTCACCGAACCGGGCACCGCCAAGTGCACCTACGGCACCGGTGCGTTCCTCCTCGCCCAGACCGGGTCCCGCCCGCGCCGTACCAGCAACGGCCTGGTCAGCTGTGTCGCCTGGCGGCTCGGTGGACGCACCAGCTACTGCCTGGACGGACAGGTCTATACGGCCGCCTCCGCCGTCCGCTGGCTGACCGAGCTCGGAGTGATCTCCGGGGCCGCGGACCTGGACCCCGTCGGCTCGGCCGTGCCGGACAGTGGCGGAGTCACCTTCGTCCCGGCCCTCGCCGGCCTCGCGGCCCCCTGGTGGCGCGGCGATCTGCGCGGCTCGCTGACCGGCCTCGGACTGGACACCGGCCCCGGACATCTGGTGCGTGCGCTGTGCGAAGGCATCGCCGCTCAGGTCGTCGGGCTCACCGACGCGGTCGCCGCGGACCTCGGGACGCCTCTCACGGGTCTGCGCGTCGACGGAGGCCTGACCCGCTCGGCCCTGCTGATGCAGACACAGGCCGATCTGCTTCAACTGCCCGTCGAGGTATCGGCGTTGCCCGATGTGACCGCACTCGGGGTCGGAGCGGTGGCGCGGCTGGGCCTGGAACCGGGCCTGACCGTCGAGCAGGCGGTACCCGCCTGGAAACCGTCCGCCGTCTATGAGCCGGGAATCAGCGCGGCACAGGCGGCCGAGCGCCTCGCGGCCTTCCGCGCGGAGGTGGCCGCGCTGCTGGACCGTACGCCGACTGCCCCATGA
- a CDS encoding NAD(P)/FAD-dependent oxidoreductase, which translates to MSRPARTVDVLVVGAGPAGLAAAARLGRAGAGAVEIVEREQQAGGIPRHCGHGGFGPREQRRAMSGPQYARQLVDNAVRAGADLRTGVTVTGWSGPRTLDTTSPAGLERITARAVVLATGARERPRSARLVPGTRPAGVLTTGELQQAVHLHGRRVGSRAIVVGAEPIAFSAVRTLWAAGVEVLAMVTDQERRPPRPLLERRVPLLTGATVTELTGRGRLTGVGLRHRDGRSTTVGCDTVVFTGDWIPDHELARRGGIPLDPGTRGPAVDTAFRTAGAGVFAAGNLLHGVESAGTASEEGRYVADRVLRHLSGDAWPDGGLRVQVAGPLQWVAPNRIAPDGPRPLRGRFLLRIREPLARPVLVVSQDGRVLRRQRLLRTALPGGGLHLRADWIGSADPGGGPVEITAY; encoded by the coding sequence ATGAGCCGGCCCGCGCGTACCGTCGACGTCCTCGTCGTCGGCGCGGGACCGGCCGGTCTCGCGGCAGCCGCCCGGCTCGGCCGGGCGGGAGCGGGCGCCGTCGAGATCGTCGAGCGCGAGCAACAGGCCGGCGGCATCCCGCGCCACTGCGGCCACGGCGGCTTCGGGCCGCGCGAACAGCGCCGTGCGATGAGCGGTCCGCAGTACGCCCGCCAGCTCGTCGACAACGCCGTACGTGCCGGAGCGGACCTGCGCACCGGCGTCACCGTCACCGGCTGGTCCGGCCCGCGCACCCTGGACACCACAAGCCCGGCAGGGCTGGAACGGATCACCGCGCGTGCCGTCGTGCTCGCCACCGGCGCACGCGAACGGCCGCGCAGCGCCCGGCTGGTGCCCGGCACCCGGCCGGCGGGTGTGCTCACCACGGGCGAACTGCAGCAGGCGGTCCACCTCCACGGCCGGCGGGTCGGCAGCCGCGCGATCGTCGTGGGAGCGGAGCCGATCGCCTTCTCCGCGGTACGCACTCTGTGGGCCGCCGGAGTCGAGGTCCTCGCCATGGTGACCGACCAGGAGCGCCGGCCACCGCGCCCGCTGCTGGAGCGCCGTGTCCCGCTGCTCACCGGCGCCACCGTGACCGAACTGACCGGCCGCGGCAGACTGACGGGAGTGGGACTGCGGCACCGGGACGGCAGAAGCACCACCGTCGGCTGCGACACGGTCGTGTTCACCGGCGACTGGATCCCCGACCATGAACTGGCCAGACGCGGCGGGATCCCGCTCGACCCCGGCACCCGCGGCCCCGCCGTCGACACCGCGTTCCGCACCGCCGGGGCAGGCGTCTTCGCCGCCGGCAACCTGCTGCACGGAGTCGAGTCGGCCGGCACCGCGTCCGAGGAGGGCCGGTACGTCGCGGACCGGGTGCTGCGGCACCTGAGCGGGGACGCGTGGCCGGACGGCGGGCTGCGGGTCCAGGTTGCCGGACCGTTGCAGTGGGTGGCGCCGAACCGCATCGCCCCGGACGGCCCCCGTCCGCTGCGGGGCCGCTTCCTCCTGCGCATCCGCGAGCCCCTCGCCCGGCCTGTCCTCGTCGTCAGCCAGGACGGCCGGGTGCTCCGCCGGCAGCGTCTGCTGCGTACCGCACTGCCCGGCGGCGGACTCCACCTCCGCGCCGACTGGATCGGGAGTGCTGATCCGGGCGGCGGCCCGGTGGAGATCACCGCCTACTGA
- a CDS encoding AlkA N-terminal domain-containing protein, with protein MTIEDSRYEAVSSRDARFDGVFFFAVSTTGIYCRPSCPAITPKRRNVSFYRTAAAAQGAGFRACRRCRPDAVPGSAEWNARADVVGRAMRLIGDGIVDREGVAGLAHRLGYSARQVQRQLNAELGAGPIALARAQRGHTARVLLQTTTMQAAEIAFASGFASVRQFNDTMREIYAATPSELRSARPGRTSRFGPVAQENGAAAGVPLRLAYRGPYAAVEVFDYLGSRAITGIEEIVGERGSRFYRRTLRLPCGPGIAEVGEQPGAGGWLECRLHLADLRDLTTATQRMRRLFDLDADPCAVAERLGTDPALAPLVAARPGLRAPGAADPHELAVRAVLGQQDSVSAGQKPGDALVAAYGEPLPEPSGGLTHLFPRAESLAEASLDELGTPDARRATLRTLTAALAKGTVVLDPGADRDGTERQLLALPGIGPWTAGYIRMRALSDPDVLLAEDVAVREGMRRAGVAAQDAERWRPWSSYAMHHFWNT; from the coding sequence ATGACGATCGAGGACAGCAGATACGAGGCGGTGAGCAGCAGGGATGCCCGGTTCGACGGGGTGTTCTTCTTCGCCGTGTCCACCACCGGGATCTACTGCCGGCCGAGCTGTCCCGCGATCACACCCAAGCGCCGGAACGTGTCGTTCTACCGAACGGCCGCGGCGGCCCAGGGCGCGGGCTTCCGGGCCTGCCGCCGCTGCCGTCCCGACGCCGTGCCGGGCTCCGCGGAATGGAACGCCCGCGCCGATGTCGTCGGGCGTGCCATGCGTCTGATCGGTGACGGGATCGTGGACAGGGAAGGTGTGGCAGGCCTTGCCCACCGGCTCGGCTACAGCGCCCGGCAGGTGCAGCGGCAGCTGAACGCAGAACTCGGCGCGGGCCCCATCGCGCTGGCGCGCGCCCAGCGCGGCCACACGGCAAGGGTCCTGCTGCAGACCACCACCATGCAGGCGGCGGAGATCGCCTTCGCCTCGGGGTTCGCGAGCGTACGGCAGTTCAACGACACCATGCGGGAGATCTACGCGGCCACGCCCAGCGAACTCCGCTCCGCCCGGCCCGGCCGCACCTCCCGTTTCGGCCCGGTCGCCCAGGAGAACGGGGCCGCCGCCGGAGTGCCGCTGCGGCTGGCCTACCGCGGTCCGTACGCCGCCGTGGAAGTCTTCGACTATCTGGGCAGCCGCGCGATCACGGGCATTGAGGAGATCGTCGGCGAGCGCGGCTCCCGTTTCTACCGGCGCACCCTGCGGCTGCCGTGCGGGCCCGGCATTGCCGAGGTGGGCGAACAGCCGGGCGCGGGCGGCTGGCTGGAGTGCCGGCTGCACCTCGCGGACCTGCGTGATCTGACGACGGCCACACAGCGGATGCGCCGCCTCTTCGACCTGGACGCCGACCCGTGCGCCGTCGCCGAACGCCTCGGTACGGACCCGGCGCTGGCCCCGCTGGTCGCAGCCCGTCCAGGGCTGCGCGCCCCGGGCGCGGCCGACCCGCACGAACTCGCGGTACGGGCTGTGCTCGGGCAGCAGGATTCGGTGTCCGCGGGGCAAAAGCCCGGCGACGCGCTGGTCGCGGCGTACGGGGAGCCGCTCCCCGAGCCGAGCGGCGGTCTTACGCATCTGTTCCCGCGGGCGGAGAGCCTGGCGGAGGCTTCTCTGGACGAGCTCGGCACGCCCGACGCGCGGCGGGCCACGCTCCGTACGCTGACGGCCGCGCTCGCAAAGGGCACGGTGGTACTGGACCCGGGCGCCGACCGGGACGGGACCGAGCGGCAGCTGCTCGCCCTGCCGGGCATCGGCCCCTGGACGGCGGGCTACATCCGGATGCGGGCCCTCAGCGACCCGGATGTACTCCTGGCGGAGGACGTGGCGGTCCGGGAGGGGATGCGTCGCGCCGGGGTGGCGGCGCAGGACGCGGAGAGGTGGCGGCCGTGGAGTTCGTACGCCATGCATCACTTCTGGAACACGTGA
- a CDS encoding FAD-dependent oxidoreductase, with protein MTVTTAGPLPDAMHDVIVVGAGVVGSAIARELARHRLCAAFVDACDDVGNGTSKANTAILHTGFDAVPGSLESRLVREGQRRLATYAAETGIPVEPLGALLVAWDQEQLAALPALAAKAERNGYHDARLIGPDEVRAREPHLGPGALGALDVPGESIICPWTTTLAYATQAVRGGVDLHLNCRVESVTSGGSHHELATDRGLLRTRYLVNAAGLYADELDRELGHTDFTVTPRRGQLIVFDKLARELVRHILLPVPTALGKGVLVAPTVYGNVMLGPTAEDLSDKEATGSTAEGLDFLREKGRRIVPELLDEEITAVYAGLRAATEHDDYRIRAHARQRYIAVGGIRSTGLTASMAIAAHVTDLLGDVGLDLGDAGEPEPVRMPNLGEAFPRPYRSADLIAADPEYGTLVCHCEHVSRGEIRDALASTVPPGSLDGLRRRTRARGGRCQGFYCGSAVRELFEARR; from the coding sequence ATGACCGTCACGACCGCCGGGCCGCTGCCGGACGCCATGCACGACGTGATCGTGGTCGGCGCCGGCGTGGTCGGCTCGGCCATCGCCCGCGAACTCGCCCGCCACCGGCTCTGTGCCGCCTTCGTGGACGCCTGTGACGACGTCGGCAACGGCACGTCGAAAGCGAACACGGCGATCCTGCACACCGGATTCGACGCCGTCCCCGGCTCGTTGGAGTCCCGGCTCGTACGCGAGGGACAGCGGCGGCTCGCCACGTACGCCGCGGAAACAGGCATCCCCGTCGAACCGCTCGGTGCGCTCCTCGTCGCCTGGGACCAGGAGCAGCTCGCCGCGCTCCCCGCCCTCGCCGCCAAGGCGGAGCGCAACGGCTACCACGACGCACGGCTCATCGGCCCGGACGAGGTACGCGCACGCGAGCCGCACCTCGGGCCGGGGGCGCTCGGCGCGCTCGACGTCCCGGGCGAGAGCATCATCTGTCCCTGGACCACCACACTCGCGTACGCCACCCAAGCCGTCCGCGGCGGCGTCGACCTGCATCTGAACTGCCGGGTGGAGAGCGTGACCAGTGGCGGCAGCCACCATGAACTCGCAACCGACCGCGGCCTGTTGCGCACCCGCTACCTCGTCAACGCGGCCGGACTGTACGCCGACGAACTGGACCGGGAGCTCGGCCACACCGACTTCACCGTCACTCCGCGCCGGGGTCAGCTCATCGTCTTCGACAAGCTTGCCCGGGAGCTGGTCCGCCACATCCTGCTGCCGGTGCCGACCGCGCTCGGCAAAGGCGTACTGGTGGCGCCCACCGTGTACGGCAATGTGATGCTCGGCCCGACGGCCGAGGACCTCAGCGACAAGGAAGCCACCGGATCGACCGCAGAAGGACTCGACTTCCTGAGGGAGAAGGGCCGACGGATCGTGCCGGAGCTGCTCGATGAGGAGATCACTGCCGTCTACGCGGGCCTGCGCGCCGCCACCGAGCACGACGACTACCGGATCCGGGCCCACGCGCGGCAGCGGTACATAGCCGTCGGCGGCATCCGCTCCACGGGACTGACCGCCTCGATGGCCATCGCCGCCCACGTCACCGACCTGCTCGGAGACGTCGGCCTCGACCTCGGGGACGCGGGTGAACCGGAGCCCGTACGTATGCCGAACCTCGGGGAGGCGTTCCCGCGCCCGTACCGGAGTGCCGATCTCATCGCCGCGGATCCCGAGTACGGCACGCTCGTCTGCCACTGCGAACACGTCTCCCGCGGAGAGATCCGCGACGCGCTGGCCAGTACGGTCCCGCCGGGCTCGCTCGACGGACTCCGGCGCCGTACGCGCGCACGCGGCGGTCGCTGCCAGGGCTTCTACTGCGGGTCCGCGGTGCGCGAGCTCTTCGAGGCACGCCGATGA
- a CDS encoding lytic polysaccharide monooxygenase auxiliary activity family 9 protein codes for MTAHRTAAAAALAGALPLLLTAVAAGTAQAHGAPTDPVSRVAACGPEGAQGASAACRAAVAANGGSAFDQWDNLRVADVRGRDREVVPDGQLCSAGLDAYRGLDIARADWPATALKAGARFTLTYRTTIPHEGTFDLYLTKEGYDPAAPLRWADLSAKPFATATDPQVVDGAYRISGRLPAGLTGRHVLYTVWRNSSTPDTYYSCSDVEFAGHKERGGEPVARQPGSQPAAEPSSEPVADPASQPASDPPAEPTASQPVTAPGSAPADEPVGQPAAASAEGGSTAVLLGGVAAVLALLALGVSAFLRRR; via the coding sequence ATGACTGCCCATCGAACTGCCGCCGCCGCTGCGCTCGCCGGTGCCCTGCCGCTCCTGCTGACGGCCGTGGCCGCCGGGACTGCGCAGGCGCACGGGGCGCCGACCGATCCCGTCAGCCGGGTGGCCGCATGCGGTCCCGAGGGTGCCCAGGGTGCGTCGGCCGCCTGCCGCGCCGCCGTTGCCGCGAACGGGGGATCGGCGTTCGACCAGTGGGACAACCTGCGTGTGGCCGACGTACGGGGCAGAGACCGCGAGGTCGTCCCGGACGGGCAACTGTGCAGCGCGGGCCTCGACGCGTACAGGGGCCTGGACATCGCCCGCGCGGACTGGCCGGCGACGGCCCTGAAGGCCGGCGCCCGGTTCACCCTCACCTACCGGACGACGATCCCGCACGAGGGGACGTTCGACCTGTATCTCACCAAGGAGGGCTACGACCCGGCAGCGCCGCTGCGGTGGGCCGATCTGTCGGCGAAGCCCTTCGCCACGGCCACCGATCCGCAGGTCGTGGACGGCGCGTACCGGATCTCCGGTCGGCTCCCGGCCGGACTGACGGGCCGCCATGTGCTCTACACGGTGTGGCGGAACTCGAGCACGCCGGACACCTACTACTCATGCTCCGACGTGGAGTTTGCGGGTCACAAGGAGCGGGGCGGTGAGCCTGTGGCTCGGCAGCCGGGTTCTCAGCCCGCTGCCGAGCCGTCCTCCGAGCCGGTCGCAGATCCGGCCTCGCAGCCTGCCTCCGATCCCCCCGCGGAGCCGACGGCCTCCCAGCCGGTCACCGCGCCGGGTTCGGCGCCTGCCGACGAGCCCGTCGGGCAGCCGGCCGCGGCGTCGGCGGAAGGCGGCAGCACGGCCGTCCTCCTCGGCGGGGTGGCCGCCGTGCTCGCGCTTCTCGCGCTGGGCGTGTCCGCGTTCCTCCGCCGCCGGTAG